Below is a genomic region from Triticum dicoccoides isolate Atlit2015 ecotype Zavitan chromosome 5A, WEW_v2.0, whole genome shotgun sequence.
GGAATGGGGTAGCTTGTGTTAGCCTGTCGTGCCCTGCAGTCAGTTCCCAGGTTGAGGTGAGAGCGGATCGTGAGTGCGTTTTCTATTTGGGACGAGTACTATACATGTCAAGTATGCTGCAATGACGATGTTTGCATATACTAGTAATCTTGCACGCGCAATTCTATTAAAAGAGAAGTTACGTAACATCGACTTTTTTTTGTCAAGCTCATGCCTCAAATATGAGTCAGTGAGATCACCACAAGCCCACTACATCTTTGATGCCAAATAATTCACAAATAGCATTACATTGAAATGTTTGAATAAGTTAAGTTGTGAGTACTTTTCACAATTATCATAATTCTAGAATTCATAACATTGCGGGTTGTGAGGAAAAGGAAACAAAGCAGAGCTTAGTCACTTGAAATGGACCAGCACCAGGATCAAAGTGCAAGTGTTATTGAGAGGCACTAAAAGGTGTTGTCCAGTTCGAAGGAAACGAAACAGAACAGAGTTCAGTTAACTGAGTTGTACATGAACATTGCGGGGCAAGAGGTGTTAAACCAGCGCCATGATACCAAAGTGCCCCTGGAGTTGTATCATACTGTATTTCATATACAAGTACTTTTCACCTGAGTTTTTGAGGGACTGCCAACCAGAAATGATTAGCAAATCAACTGGTCTTGGATTTCATATACGAAATTGCTCTGCGTATGACTTTAAATATACGATCCACGTCCGACCTAGTGATCCCACCATTGCCATTGATGCAGAGATTTGATCAGAGGGTGACTGAGCAGTGTCGTACAAGAATTCATCGTACGCTAGCACTGCTCTTTCATATAAAACGACAGAAATATTATTACATACTATAACTTCACTCAACTGATCATGTAAGAATCCATTTTAATGTATTGGTTGCAACGGTATCTTGAATTTAATGCCCGTCGGCATGCTCAGCTAGGTGCTATGCCTAAGGTCCTTAATCAAACACAAACTATACTTTGGTTCTCTAATGGCAATATGAAAAGCATACTGGTTATCAAATATTAATTGCCCGAAGCGCACATGATTTCCATCGTCGTCGCTGCCTTAACTTCACCGGCGATGAAGAACTCAAAGACCACACGGGACACGGACTGGACACACGGATCCGGGGTTCCCGAAGATCGATCTTTTGTATTTTTGCCAATTTCATGCTATAGCTGAGCTTGTGAGCCCAAGCAAATTTCTCTCCAAAATGCAGCATTTCTAACATTGTCTATGCTACTCTTTTCTGCGGATAATTGTCTATACTACTGACTCAAATTGGCTAATTTTGACTGATCAGTTGCAAAATCCTTTGAGTTTGTTTGATTCATCTCTGAAATAAGTTATACGTATCATTTCAACTCAATTCACTTATATTCCTTATTTTGTTCCAACTACACTTGTGTTTACAAAATGACTGAACTATTTACAAGAAAAAGGGGCACCTTGCCTATATCCGTGAATCTAACAAGATATTCTTGGAACCAACAGGCATATCAAGATCAATGTTACTGAATTCAAGCAAGTAAATTAAACTACACTTAAGTAAGAATGGAGGTGGAAGAATGAAACTTCCACTAAAAATCTTCATAATGTGTTACTATGCTTTGAAAACTCACTCAAACCTAAGTAGACCGTCTGTTGGAACTTTCCTTGTGTATACAAATCCTTTTTCAAACAAGGATCACTGCATAAAAGTAGAGCGGGGCAAGCTATGAATTTTCAGTATTGGATTCCATAATGATTTAGCAAGATTCCATAACATGCACCACCAGGATAAATAGTTAGAGCGGGTGCATTTTTGTATATGCCTTAATTCGTACTTTGTGGTTCAAATAATATAATTGGGACAAAATAAGTTGCTCCATTGCCAAAGCTGGGTGGACCAGAGACTTTTCTTCTAAGATTTCGCAAATGGCGGCTTGAAACAAATTAAATATCACAACAGCTAGCATATGCAAAAGTATTCATGCCCATAGCATACAACATACTAAAAACCACAGGCCGCTTCTCACCGCCAAAGCTAGTGATAGCAGTTGGCAACATGCCAATATAGTATAGCACTGAAATGCCCCAAAACCACAGGCTACTTCTGACCAGGACGAAACCAGTTAGCAGTTGGCAACATGGCACTGAAATATCCATGAAAAACCATCTGCTAAGTAGCCTATTTAAACAGCACACACCTGCTCCACATTCCCTCAGAGCCATACCAGAACACAACTTTGCCACATCCACATCCTGAGAAACAACATGAGTGTAGAAATCCTTGATGGCAAGACCGTCCAGAGCTTCGTCGAGGACGAAGGCGCCTTCAACTCATCGGTGGATGGGCGGTTTGCGGCCCTCGACACCAACCATGATGGCCTGCTGTCATACTCCGAGATGGCCCAGGAGCTGATGAGCCTCAGGGTTCTTGAGAAGCACTTTGGCGTTGACGAGTCCGCCATGAGCCGTGGTGAGCTTGTCGAGCTTTACCGTGGTCTGTTTGCGAGGTTCGACCGAGACGGCAATGGCACGGTGGACCTTGAGGAGTTCCGGGCTGAGATGAAGGAGGTGATGCTCGCTGTGGCTAacgggctcggcttcctgccggTGCAGATGGTGGTCGAGGAAGGCAGCTTTCTGAAGGTGGCTGTGGACCGGGAGCTGgccaaagcaacttgaagaaactgCTTGGAACGACTTTTCAGAATCAGGAGGCTGCATGTTCACGAATTGTAA
It encodes:
- the LOC119302012 gene encoding uncharacterized protein LOC119302012; this translates as MSVEILDGKTVQSFVEDEGAFNSSVDGRFAALDTNHDGLLSYSEMAQELMSLRVLEKHFGVDESAMSRGELVELYRGLFARFDRDGNGTVDLEEFRAEMKEVMLAVANGLGFLPVQMVVEEGSFLKVAVDRELAKAT